A part of Corynebacterium afermentans subsp. lipophilum genomic DNA contains:
- the zupT gene encoding zinc transporter ZupT, with protein sequence MDLATATPGAVTVALGISLLAGLSTGFGGLIVALKRSPGPGFLAAALGFSAGVMVYISFVELLPEGIDGLAEAGNGSAELWGAVAFFAGIALIALIDRFVPEEINPHEEPDASGVSRARLRNVGVLSATAIAVHNFPEGFATFAVALADPALALPIAIAIAIHNIPEGIAVAVPLRQATGSKWKAAGWATLSGLAEPLGAVIGFLLLRPFLGPQTLGYTFAAIAGIMVFVSLDKLLPTAIATGKHHTAIYGMIIGMAVMAASLLMLPG encoded by the coding sequence ATGGATCTTGCAACAGCTACCCCGGGTGCAGTCACCGTCGCGCTCGGGATCTCCCTGTTGGCGGGCCTGTCCACCGGCTTCGGCGGCCTTATCGTGGCGCTGAAGCGTTCCCCGGGGCCAGGCTTTTTAGCTGCCGCGTTGGGGTTTTCCGCCGGTGTGATGGTCTACATCTCATTCGTGGAGCTTCTGCCCGAGGGGATCGACGGGCTTGCGGAAGCGGGCAACGGATCCGCGGAGCTGTGGGGCGCAGTGGCGTTTTTCGCCGGCATTGCGCTCATCGCGCTGATTGACAGGTTTGTGCCAGAAGAGATCAACCCGCACGAAGAGCCGGACGCTTCCGGGGTGAGCCGCGCCCGGCTGCGCAACGTCGGCGTACTCAGCGCCACGGCGATCGCGGTGCACAACTTCCCGGAGGGGTTTGCCACGTTCGCGGTGGCGTTGGCGGACCCGGCGCTTGCGTTGCCGATCGCGATCGCGATTGCGATCCACAACATCCCCGAGGGCATCGCCGTGGCAGTGCCGCTGCGACAGGCCACCGGCTCAAAGTGGAAAGCCGCCGGTTGGGCCACCCTGTCCGGGCTGGCGGAGCCGCTCGGCGCCGTCATTGGTTTTCTACTGTTGCGGCCGTTTCTGGGCCCGCAGACGTTGGGCTACACCTTCGCCGCGATCGCCGGAATCATGGTCTTTGTCAGCCTGGATAAACTGCTGCCCACCGCTATTGCCACAGGCAAGCACCACACCGCCATCTACGGCATGATCATCGGCATGGCCGTCATGGCAGCCAGCCTGCTCATGCTGCCCGGCTAG